GACTGTGGCTGCAGCCAATACTGCAGCAGCTTCAGTAGAAGCTGTGGATGCTGCAGAAGTTCAAGCCTTGAGTGTGCAGCCGGCAACCAACACTGTTCAAGCCTGGGGCAAAGAATTCAATTATGCCAAAGTGCTGCAGGTCAAGGCTTCCGCCTATTCCTCAGCAGCCAGCGAGAATGGCAAGTGGGGCGCAGTCGATTATTTCGGCAATACGCTGAAGCTCGGAACCATCGCCGTTGACCCGAGCGTGATTCCGTTGGGAACGAAGGTGCTCGTAACCGGGTATACCCATCCGGGCCTTCCGAAGCAAGCCTTCGTAGCGACAGCGACGGATATGGGGAGTGCGATCAAGGGCAACCGGATCGATATCTTTATTCCGGGCAGCCAGAGCTTTGTAGCCGATTTCGGTTACCAGTATGTACATTTATATATTATTGAATAAACCGATAATGATAATTTGCACCACTGCAAGCATAACAGGTATTAATGAAAAGGAAACAAAACCAGGCAGCTTCCGCCGGTTTTGTTTCCTTTTTTTATATTAGGACTCTAATTATCAAGCGGTTATTTGCTCTTGCTGACCTGGAGCATCTGGGGAACGGTCACGAAGCTGTATCCGCGCTGGCGCAGACTGCCGATGATCTCGGGCAGTGCCTGCAAGGTTCCCTGAAGATTACTGCCCCTGCCGCCGCCGCCGTGCTGAAGGATAATAGCCCCTCTGCCGGCCCGGGAGAGGATGTTATGTTTGACCTGATTTTTGGACAGTCCTCTCCAGTCGAGGGAGTCGACGTTCCAGTTCACCAGCTTATAGCCATGCGCTTTCGCCCATTTAAGCTGCGGCTCGTTGATGTCGCCATACGGCGGGCGGATCAGCTTCGGCTTGTATCCGGCCATCAGCTGCAGAATATTCTCCGTCCGGATAATCTGGATGCGGAAGGCATTCATACTCAGCTTGCTGAACTGAGGGTGATTATAGGAGTGATTGCCGATAGCATGGCCTTCGCGGATCATCCGGGCTACCAGGGCCGGATGCTTCTCCGCACGGCTGCCGACCACGAAGAAGGTAGCTTTGACTTTATATTTGCGCAGCACATCCAGGAGCTGCGGGGTGAAGCGCGGATCAGGCACATCATCGAAGGTAAGAGCGATCATTTTGCGGCGGGGACCCTGGGTCTTGAGGGTCTCCGGGTATTTGCGCAATAACTGGCTGAGGGAGAGGCCCTTGCTCTTTTTATGGCGTTT
The sequence above is a segment of the Paenibacillus sp. FSL R7-0204 genome. Coding sequences within it:
- a CDS encoding 3D domain-containing protein; its protein translation is MKLKIRAITALAAVLGLGTLLHAAPVQADSVHIAGETTTYYTLSNHYGISVEELMNANPQISALNIYPGLKFTIPGDVQAKTVAAANTAAASVEAVDAAEVQALSVQPATNTVQAWGKEFNYAKVLQVKASAYSSAASENGKWGAVDYFGNTLKLGTIAVDPSVIPLGTKVLVTGYTHPGLPKQAFVATATDMGSAIKGNRIDIFIPGSQSFVADFGYQYVHLYIIE
- a CDS encoding polysaccharide deacetylase family protein, producing MKLAILRRIVLFISVIALALSAPAAEFVPVSAAAADSPAPVPAEEIMPSSRPQASIEEETAVPAGSAASQSSVKRHKKSKGLSLSQLLRKYPETLKTQGPRRKMIALTFDDVPDPRFTPQLLDVLRKYKVKATFFVVGSRAEKHPALVARMIREGHAIGNHSYNHPQFSKLSMNAFRIQIIRTENILQLMAGYKPKLIRPPYGDINEPQLKWAKAHGYKLVNWNVDSLDWRGLSKNQVKHNILSRAGRGAIILQHGGGGRGSNLQGTLQALPEIIGSLRQRGYSFVTVPQMLQVSKSK